The stretch of DNA TCAACTCGTTATATTAAATTCTACGAAGGTTAATGGATTAGCTAAAAGATATAAAGAAAAATTGATACATCAAGGGTTTATAGAAATAGAAACTGGTAATTATGAAAGCAAGTTAGAAAACTCTGAAATACGGGCAAATGATAAATATATAGCAGAAGAAATTAAAGGTATATTAAATTTTGGCGATATTAAAGTATTAGACGATGGTCAAAATTCAAAGGTGGTTATTATATTAGGACAGGATGCTGTAAAGTGATTAACTTTTAATTATCCTTCATATTATATACTAAGAATAGTTAAGGAGGTCATATTTTGGTAACTTCTCAAAGTATAGCGTATTTTATTTCAAATGCGGCTTCAAATAAGAAGGCTAGAGATGTTAGAATATTAAATGTTATGCATCTTAGCCCAATTGCTGATTATTTTGTTGTTTGTAGTGCAAGTTCAACTGTTCATGTTAAGGCAATAGCAGATGAGATTGAGGATAAGATGGCGGAAAAGGGGTATGATTTAAAGCATAAAGAAGGCTATAATTCAGCAAGGTGGATACTTCTTGATTATGGTGATGTGATAGTTCATGTATTCCACAATGAAGACAGGGATTTTTATGATATTGAAAGGCTTTGGGCTGATGCAATAGCAGTTAATGTATAAACCTTTGACATTTATCCATTAATAATATATAATATACCATAAATTTAATATTTCAGCATATTAAGGAGTAGTAGATTGAAACGGCATAAAGAGAGCTGGTGGTTGGTGCAAACCAGTATGCACGTCAATCGAACTCGCCTTTGAAAAATTATGCAGGGAGACCTTTATCAAAATTAAGAGGGCTTTTCGCCAATTAGGGTGGTACCGCGGGTTCCCCGTCCCTAAGGGATGAGGAGCCCTTTATTTTATATATATCAGGAGGTGTATTATGGCTTTTTATGACTATTTAGAAATCGAAAAGAAATGGCAAAATCTTTGGGAATCAAAAAACAATTTTCATGGTGTTGATTTTTCAGAAAAAGAAAAATACTATATGCTAGTAATGTTTCCTTATCCATCAGGAAGACTCCATATGGGGCATGTAAGAAATTATTCGATAGGGGATGTAATAGCGAGGTTTAAAAGAATGCAGGGATATAACGTATTACATCCAATTGGATTTGATGCATTTGGACTTCCAGCAGAAAATGCAGCAATAAAGCATGGGACTCCTCCAAAGGATTGGACCATAAATAATATGGAGGAAATGGAAAAACAGTTAAAGTCACTTGGAATCAGCTATGACTGGGAGAGAGAAGTTAAAACATGCTTGCCAGATTATTATAAATGGACTCAGTGGATGTTCCTTCAAATGTATAAAAATGGTCTTGCATATAAGAAAAAATCGTTTGTAAATTGGTGTCCATCCTGTCAGACAGTTCTTGCAAACGAACAGGTAGTTAATGGCAAGTGCGAGAGATGCGGAACTGATGTTGGGAAGAAAAATCTTGAACAATGGTATTTTAAAATAACTGATTATGCAGACAGATTATTAAAGGACATTGAAAAGCTGAAGGGATGGCCAGATAAGGTTAAGACAATGCAGGAAAATTGGATAGGAAAGAGCGAGGGTGCTCAAATTCAATTTGGAATAGAAGGTAGAGAAGAAAGGATAACGATATTTACTACAAGACCTGATACAATATTTGGAGTAACCTATGTTGTGTTAGCACCTGAACATCCGCTCGTGAAGGAACTTGTCAAAGGAACAGAATACGAAAATAGTGTAAATGAATTCGTCCAAAAAATGCAGTTTATGAATGAAATTGCGAGAACTTCAAGCGAAACAGAAAAAGAAGGAGTATTTACAGGTGCTTATGCCATAAATCCACTGAATAACGAAAGGATTCCTATTTGGATAGCCAACTACGTATTAATGGATTATGGAACAGGTGCTGTTATGGCGGTTCCTGCACACGATG from Caloramator mitchellensis encodes:
- the rsfS gene encoding ribosome silencing factor produces the protein MVTSQSIAYFISNAASNKKARDVRILNVMHLSPIADYFVVCSASSTVHVKAIADEIEDKMAEKGYDLKHKEGYNSARWILLDYGDVIVHVFHNEDRDFYDIERLWADAIAVNV
- the leuS gene encoding leucine--tRNA ligase → MMAFYDYLEIEKKWQNLWESKNNFHGVDFSEKEKYYMLVMFPYPSGRLHMGHVRNYSIGDVIARFKRMQGYNVLHPIGFDAFGLPAENAAIKHGTPPKDWTINNMEEMEKQLKSLGISYDWEREVKTCLPDYYKWTQWMFLQMYKNGLAYKKKSFVNWCPSCQTVLANEQVVNGKCERCGTDVGKKNLEQWYFKITDYADRLLKDIEKLKGWPDKVKTMQENWIGKSEGAQIQFGIEGREERITIFTTRPDTIFGVTYVVLAPEHPLVKELVKGTEYENSVNEFVQKMQFMNEIARTSSETEKEGVFTGAYAINPLNNERIPIWIANYVLMDYGTGAVMAVPAHD